One stretch of Tepidibacter hydrothermalis DNA includes these proteins:
- a CDS encoding aromatic acid exporter family protein, which produces MKFIGHRTLKTAIGAAISIIISKNIGFEYAVSAGIITILSIQSTKRKSVKIAIQRVCACILALLIAFIVFSLVGYSEISFGIFLILFIPTAVKFNVGEGIVVSSVLVSHLLVEQSVEMFWLKNEMNLMITGAIVALILNLYMPSIENKIRKDKMYIEEQMKEILHKMSIALKDHTVTFEYDDLFDELEKRLQKALKLSYVNFNNYVFQNESYYVHYMEMRVKQYETIKRMKEHFQRFFMTYDQAIMISDFTQQVANLLYEENTAQGMINELNKLRSIFKEMPLPIDREEFENRAMLFQFLNDMESFLIIKKEFRENIDK; this is translated from the coding sequence ATGAAATTTATAGGACATAGAACATTAAAAACAGCTATAGGTGCAGCAATTTCAATAATCATATCAAAGAATATAGGTTTTGAATACGCTGTATCTGCCGGAATAATAACTATTTTAAGCATTCAAAGTACAAAAAGAAAATCTGTTAAAATAGCCATTCAAAGAGTGTGTGCATGCATATTAGCTTTATTGATAGCATTTATAGTATTTAGTTTAGTTGGATATAGCGAAATAAGCTTTGGCATATTTCTAATACTATTTATACCAACTGCGGTAAAATTTAATGTAGGTGAGGGAATAGTAGTTAGCTCAGTTTTGGTATCTCACTTACTTGTAGAACAATCTGTGGAAATGTTTTGGCTAAAAAATGAAATGAATCTTATGATTACAGGTGCAATAGTAGCATTGATATTGAATCTTTATATGCCTAGTATAGAAAATAAGATAAGGAAAGACAAAATGTATATTGAAGAACAGATGAAGGAAATATTACATAAAATGTCTATAGCTTTAAAAGATCATACTGTGACATTTGAATATGATGACTTATTTGATGAATTAGAAAAAAGGTTACAAAAGGCATTGAAGCTATCCTATGTTAATTTTAATAATTATGTATTTCAAAATGAAAGCTATTATGTTCATTATATGGAAATGAGAGTTAAACAATATGAAACTATAAAGCGTATGAAGGAACATTTTCAAAGGTTTTTTATGACTTACGATCAAGCTATAATGATATCTGATTTTACACAACAAGTAGCAAATTTATTATATGAAGAAAATACTGCACAAGGAATGATAAATGAATTGAATAAATTAAGGTCTATTTTTAAAGAAATGCCGCTTCCTATAGACAGAGAGGAATTTGAAAATAGAGCTATGCTTTTTCAATTTTTGAATGATATGGAGAGTTTTTTAATAATAAAGAAAGAGTTTAGAGAAAATATAGATAAGTAA
- a CDS encoding PPC domain-containing DNA-binding protein, with the protein MRYYAIRMKPGQDLKEEVENFVCQNNIKSGIIMTCIGSLNCAKIRLADENIIKEYNEKFEIISLQGTLSQDGLHLHISLANDKGFCIGGHLMHGCHIYTTAEIVIGELEEFIFKREYCKDTGFKELKIII; encoded by the coding sequence ATGCGATATTATGCCATTAGAATGAAGCCGGGACAAGACCTAAAAGAGGAAGTAGAAAATTTTGTTTGTCAAAACAATATTAAATCAGGCATAATTATGACGTGTATAGGTAGTTTAAATTGTGCAAAAATAAGGTTGGCTGATGAGAATATAATAAAAGAATACAACGAAAAATTTGAAATAATATCTTTGCAAGGTACATTATCTCAAGATGGACTCCATTTGCATATATCTTTGGCAAATGATAAAGGATTTTGTATAGGAGGACACCTTATGCATGGATGCCATATATATACAACAGCTGAAATAGTTATAGGGGAATTAGAAGAGTTTATTTTTAAAAGAGAATACTGTAAAGATACTGGATTTAAAGAATTAAAGATAATAATCTAA
- a CDS encoding M48 family metallopeptidase: MIINYKGQEINILIEYRKRKSISIKIDYDLKIRVLAPKEANQDQVMNIVESKLDLISKKLNEIRKLSQEQQVKTKNDTQILYMGKKYFIKIVLDKNLEKSNISIQNNDIVINTQNDEQEQVKNIIKKYLKKQCLKQVKKRVSYYQSDFKSKPKSIKVVESNKFWGLCNSNRDIQFNWRLIMAPIEVIDYVIIHEMSHMAHMNHSKSFWKMVAKIMPDYKKQVEWIGINGRYMNI, encoded by the coding sequence ATGATAATAAACTATAAGGGTCAAGAAATAAATATATTAATAGAATATAGGAAAAGGAAAAGTATTAGTATTAAAATAGATTATGACCTTAAAATAAGGGTGCTAGCACCAAAAGAAGCTAATCAGGATCAAGTGATGAACATCGTTGAGTCAAAACTTGATTTGATTTCAAAAAAATTAAATGAGATAAGAAAATTATCTCAAGAACAACAAGTTAAAACCAAAAATGATACACAAATTTTATATATGGGTAAAAAATACTTCATAAAAATAGTTTTGGATAAAAATTTAGAAAAAAGTAATATATCAATACAGAATAATGATATTGTAATAAACACTCAAAATGATGAACAAGAGCAAGTAAAAAATATTATAAAGAAATATTTGAAAAAACAATGCTTAAAACAAGTAAAGAAAAGAGTATCGTATTATCAGTCTGATTTTAAGTCAAAACCTAAATCAATAAAAGTTGTAGAATCAAATAAGTTTTGGGGATTATGCAATTCTAATAGAGACATACAATTTAATTGGAGGTTAATCATGGCTCCTATAGAGGTCATAGATTATGTTATAATTCATGAAATGAGTCATATGGCTCATATGAATCATTCTAAATCGTTTTGGAAGATGGTTGCAAAAATAATGCCAGACTATAAAAAACAAGTCGAGTGGATAGGTATAAATGGAAGGTATATGAATATATAA
- a CDS encoding GTP pyrophosphokinase, whose amino-acid sequence MIINKEEFLEKYHLADKIKTMDIDWQVINDIYNDFNEYKKSYESQADFIATIFRTHKNIHSVKSRVKDPDRLIEKIIRKIPSRKQKYGQDFSFTVDNYKEEITDLIGIRAIHIFKEDWEEIHKFIMKTWKVIEITANVRDGDDTEKFKELGIEINSRKSGYRSVHYLIEFFPTNQKVIAEIQVRTIFEEGYGEIDHKLRYSHKEIPEVLALNLLLFNRIAGSSDEMASLINLLNKNWSQMEDKYDEALQTKNNQILEIKDKILNNININEKEKSDLICSLDKILKDDTAINFAKNMIQT is encoded by the coding sequence ATGATAATAAACAAAGAAGAGTTTTTAGAGAAATACCATTTAGCAGATAAAATAAAAACTATGGATATAGATTGGCAAGTGATAAATGATATATATAATGATTTCAACGAATACAAAAAGAGTTATGAAAGTCAAGCTGATTTTATAGCTACAATTTTTAGAACACATAAAAATATACATTCTGTTAAATCTAGAGTAAAAGACCCAGATAGACTGATAGAAAAAATAATAAGAAAAATTCCTAGTAGAAAACAAAAATATGGACAAGATTTTTCTTTCACTGTAGATAATTATAAAGAAGAAATAACTGATTTAATAGGAATTAGAGCAATACACATATTCAAAGAAGATTGGGAAGAAATACATAAATTTATAATGAAGACATGGAAAGTAATAGAAATAACAGCAAATGTTAGAGATGGAGATGATACTGAAAAATTTAAAGAATTAGGAATTGAAATTAATTCTAGAAAATCAGGATATAGATCAGTTCATTATTTAATTGAATTTTTTCCAACGAATCAGAAGGTTATTGCAGAAATTCAAGTTAGAACTATATTTGAGGAAGGGTATGGAGAAATAGATCATAAACTTAGATATAGTCATAAAGAAATTCCAGAAGTTTTAGCATTGAATTTATTGTTATTCAATAGAATAGCTGGAAGTTCTGATGAAATGGCATCTTTGATAAACTTATTAAACAAAAATTGGTCTCAAATGGAAGATAAATATGATGAAGCTTTACAAACTAAAAATAATCAAATACTAGAAATAAAAGATAAAATATTAAATAATATTAATATAAATGAGAAAGAAAAAAGTGATTTAATATGCAGTCTAGATAAAATTTTAAAAGATGATACAGCTATAAATTTTGCAAAGAATATGATACAGACTTAA